ATCAATCTATTGTTACTTGCAGATAAGAGATGAGAATAGAATCGACTGACATCAGAAATGTATTGGATACATCACGTTATGACAGTGGAAGAGATTACTGTTTGAGCCActcgtttttcttctttttattctaCTCCAGACAACAGCAACAATCTTCAAATATCAGCAATTAATGAATGGGAAATACCAACAGGTGTGTTTATTACAGAAGGGAGGAGGGAATAGATTGATTGGCTGGCCTCAGTGTGGAGAAAGGGGAAAGCCAATTCCATGGCGGGTGGTGGGGAACGTAACAAACAGCATGCTGCAGATAACTCCGATCGCCACCGGCAGGCACGTGAGGACCTGCTTCGTCTCCTCCGACGGTATGGGATAGAAGCAGGACGCGACGTTCTGGTCAAACAGCGCAACCGCTGCAAAAACCAGAAAGGACATGAAGGCATGGACGAAGTCGATGAACTTGATCCTGTAGCCAATTGCGATTGTGGGAGGGAGTGGCGCGGTCCCGTCGATGACCCACAGTCCCTTGAAGGTCGCCAGTCCGTACCGCACCGTGCCGTTCCCGTCCCGAAAGCTGTCCGTGAAGCTGAGGACGAAACATGAGAGGGCGCAGAGGGCCGCGAGACACGCGGTCATCAGCCGGTTCGCCGCCATGCAATGACCTCCGTCGGTGAAGATGGGGGAGAGGAGTTGGAAGGCCAGCACGGTGCCGGTGGGGAGCAGTTTGGCGAGGTGGGCGGTGCTCCTGAAGGTCTGGCTGATGGCTCTCTGGACGGAGGTCACTTGATCGTCACCCGACGAATCTGGAGCCAAGAGaggctgcttctgctgctgctgttgctgctgagcTTCTACGTCAGTAATATTTGTTGCCATTGTCAATGAAGGGATTCCTCTGCAATTCTTCAGCGACTATGGAGGTGATTTATGGGGGGATTGCAGTGGGGAGGACATGGAAGATACGTCTGAGGAGAAGGAAAGGGGGTGGAGGAGGAAGGGAAGGCGTTGAGAGTTGGCTTGCAAGGAAGAGCAAGCAGGAGTTGGGAGGGAAGGTAACGGTTTACAAGAATGGCGGCGGGGTTTACGTTAGAAAGAGCTTTAAGTAGCTGATGTGTGATTGGTTGAGGCGTGTATGGATCTGCTTGTTAGTAACATTATCGGCACGCCAAAACCTTCTAAGTCGAAAGGGATTTACTTCATCTCCATTGCATGCCAATATGCCGCGTTCCAACAATTGCACCAGCGTTTTTATACGTGTGTTCTTTGGCGTCTATATGTGATGTTGCGTTCACCATAGCTTCATGTGCTGTTCATCGTTCATTATTTCGCGCAAGTTTCTTCCTATGTTTTCTTATGCTATTAATTATAATGATCAatggttatgtgtgtgtgtgtgtgtgtgtgtgggtggaGGGGAATAAACCTAACGATTGAATTAATGCACCAAAGTTGAATTAATACACCAATCATTTAACTTTAAAAAGTTGAGATATTGCATCCTAACGTTTCTTTACCATCACACTTGTTCGAGTAGAGGTTCGTAATTCTTCATCATGATCGTAGAGATATACTGTAGAGAGAGACATGTGGTTCAGAGAAGAGATCCTCCTTTGGTCCATAATATAGAGGAAAAGATTTACACAAAGATATAGGGAACGTAGTTGTGGGAAAAAGAAACAAGTGAACCATCAGCATTATCTTCCACGTTACTCTAACGTGACCTTGGAGCTAAAAACTAGCTCACTTCTCCTCTTTGTATCTCTTCTTGGTATCTCTTGCCTCCTCATCTACCCATCTCACTCAGTGTGGTGAAACGTCTCCTACGGACCTGCTTGCCCCGTCTTCACTCAACCAACTACACCACctttccttttttcttcttcctttttagtTCTCTTTTCCCGTTTTTTTGCGTGCTGTTGTTCCCTTAATCCTTCTTTACAGCTGAACAATGAAGAGGAGAGCATGAACATGTTCCCCCTCCTTTTAAAGTCACTTAGGTTTAAGATCGTTTGGTTACAAAGTCCTCGAGAGACGTAGATAAACACAAGCAAAGATTAAGGGTCAAGGAATTTGCCACAATTTGTTGAGTAGAGTTTCTCTCTTCCTTACCTTCACACTTCCCATAACCTCGTTTTGTCTTGTCCTTTCCTTTTGTGTTCCTCTCTCCTCCTTTGGGAACGATGACCAAAAGCGAAGGAGAACTCTATTCCTTCCCTACTCTCAAGGACAGCTGAGGACGGCAAAGTGGAGTCACGTTGCTTTGTGAGAAACaagcttctttcttctttcccttTTCCTTCCGCCCCTTGCCTTGTCTAGTTATTATTCTCTTTGCCGGGTCCGGAGAAGCGGGAAGGAGAGATAAGGGAATGCTTTCCCAAACAGAGTATTGAGCTTTGTGGGTAGGGGGGGGAATGAGATCAGGTTAGGGTTCCCAACATGGCTTGGTGCAGTAGCTGTGGAAACGATCGCATGTTCGACAGAAATCTAGCCTCCTCGGTAGCACTGGTTGGAGTTGGAAAGAGATTGAAAGCAAATTCCATCAAGGCATGTCCTTCTTGTGGTCATCGCATCGAGCTTGTCGAATCCGAAAAGGTGTTCCTTCTCCTTCGTTTCTTCTGTACTTCGAGATAGTACTTGATTTACCTTGCATCAAAGAAACAATATATTACTCTCAATCAACACAAGAAAAAAACATGGAAGGCTCATGCGTGTGAACGTGGATGAATTCAGCCTCCTTCTGCCATTCAAGATTTGCCGGGGTTGCCCGCCGGAGTGAAGTTTGATCCAACGGACCAAGAGCTTCTCGAGCATTTGGAGGGGAAAGCGATGCCCGAGTCGGAAAAGTTTCACCCTCTCATCGATGAGTTCATTCCTACCATAGAAGGAGAGAGTGGGATTTGCTACACCCATCCTGAGAAGCTTCCTGGTAATTAATAGCTGATTGAATGAGCAACATGCGTTTTATTTCACATCAATATAGTCATCGTATTTTCTCTTCGTCTAGACATACATGCTTGGTTTCTCTTCTGTACATATTGGTACCTGCACAGTGACATCTGCAATTGCCTAAAGGCATCCATGCATAATCCATAACTTTTCATAATTATATCCATTTTAAGTAAGATTTGGAAAAGGTTTAATCGTTTCTTCATGTGCCGTAGAAGGATTTCACTGACGAAGTTAATTACAGGAGGCTGAGATATtgttgttggggatggaggagcaagaaaaaaacataatattattatagtattaaaaacaggaAGATATtgttgttggggatggaggagcaagaaaaaaacataatattattatagtattaaaaacaggaagattgacaagaacacttacaagatattctcaaGTACACACACTCTCTATGTGTTTTGTTTCATGGACTATGatcttatttataggacctagtgataaccaccctataactactagatcataattgaggtagttattgaaaccaccctataactattaGATCATGATTGAGATAGTTATTAAAATTACCCTGTAATTACTAGaacatgataactacctagataactatgaatcaaatctcaatagatactcctttttattttcttataaaatgATTATCTATTTTCACAAAAGTTTCGATCCTAAAGTTTCTCTCTAATCTCCTAAAATGATTATATCTAATTTTTAGAAACCATGGTCTCCGAAAAATCTACCCAAATAAAATGTAAAAGGTTATTTCGTGGGATCAATCGAATGACAGTTCTCATGTTCCTCAAAAAGTATCATTGGATTTCTATCATAGTGCATGCACTGCGTAATGATTTATATGCTCAAGTCACTGCCTTCTCGAGATCATGTACAACATACTTCCTGTGCTTCCTTCGGGTGGATCGATTACGTATAATTGGATTCATACATATGTATGCATTTGTGAGCTTAAAAATCTGGTATTGTGTGTAGGGGTGAGGAGGGATGGATTAGTCAGACACTTCTTCCATCGCCCCTCCAAGGCATACACGACGGGGACAAGGAAGAGGAGAAAGGTGCACACCGACGAGCATGGCGGTGAGACACGGTGGCACAAGACCGGCAAGACACGGCCAGTGTTCGTGGGCGGAAGTCTGAAGGGCTACAAGAAGATCCTCGTCCTCTACACCAACTATGGAAACCAAAGAAAGCCGGAGAAGACGAATTGGGTGATGCACCAGTACCATCTCGGCTCcgacgaggaggagaaggaaggggaACTTGTTGTGTCAAAGGTTTTCTACCAGACGCAGCCACGGCAGTGTGGTTTGGGAGCGAAGGATGCGGTCCAAACAAGGCTTAACGGATACGGAGGGGGCGGCAACGCCATCCTCAAAGATGGAAGCATCAGTAACTACTGTAGCTCGTCGCTGATATCCTATGACCAGACCAGGAACAGCCAAGCTAAGTTTGCCATGCAGACTACTGGAGCTTCTTTTCTTCCATGACAAgggatatatatacaaatatagaaGAAGAAATGATATGACAAGGTTGTTTAATTTTGTACACAGGTGAATGCATTCATTCACTCCAACACGAACCTTTTGATGGAATGCATGAGAGGTTGGATTTCCTTTTGCTTTTACATGTATCAAGTAAGTTTGTCCAGCTTTTTCCTGCAATGGTTGTAAAGATGAGCCAACTTACTGCAGCAGCGTGTTTGTAAGGAGAGTAATATTATTGTCTGCCCTTCTTTTGTTCATTGTGTGTTGTCATAAAGTTGAGAATCACAACTAATGTCGATGATTAATTGGCGAGTTCAAGCTTTCAGCAGATGTTCTGACACTCTGATGAAACTACCTGTCATCCAAATTACCATGATTAAGTCTTATCCTAACTAATCACAATATGACAAAAGCAACTGTGGGTCACAGACAAGTAAATGAAATAGTAGGCCCTCTCTCAAGTGCAAAATTCATGCAGCCGATCGATGCATATGAATTGTAGATTTTGttgttttttaatttataaaGGCAGGAATTTGAGAACTTATCCTAATTTCTGTTCACATATTTACATTTTTTTAAGAAACAGAGAAATATATTAAAGATTTTCATGAGCAAAATGAACAACTATTATTATTCTCTGATAATTCAAAGGACATCACTCTGCCTTCAAAGGCATCTTTACCATGCCGGAGAAGCCAGTTTGTCTCGTTCTAAACTGATGGACTTGTTGCTAGTTTTTGAATGCCACGATGCTCTGCTGAGCAGATCATACTTTATTGTGGTGCACAGGATTCCTTTGTTCTTCCCACACCACGGTGCCCAAAATTGTCTGGTTCTTAGATGCGGACATGATCTGCTCATCCTCTGCCACATGAATTTGTCTAGCGTGAACAACGATCTAAATTCCGATTAAGATACGCCATCTCGGTGAAGTGTTGTCCTACACTACAAGATGCCTCCGTTTGTACACAAGCTGGAGTACAAGCAAGCACATCCAATCTGTGCATTCCCACCTCTTCAGCCTTCCTTTCCCTGGAAGCAGGCTGTTCTTCCTTTAAATCACTCTCTGCATCTCATCTCCAGAATGAAGAACTAATGACCGCACTGCATTGGTAGCAGAAGCCTAAGATGtgaggggaagagagagagagagagagagagagagagagagagagagagagagatgctgctGGATAGAGAATCCATAGATTTGGTGTTGGTCCCAGCTGGGCTGGCCATGATGTTTGGGTACCATCTCTTCCTTCTTTACAGGATCCTCAGGTTTCCCCACACCACCGTGATTGGCTACGAGAACCATAACAAGCGAGCCTGGGTCGAGCGGATGTTGCAGGTTAGTGTTGATTACCTCTTCctgtttatccaaaatctgctgttGAGTCCTTCACATATCAAATCTCATCTTGTCGATCTCTCACGAAGACGTATGTCATGAAATAGCTGACTACTTAGTAACTTGTACAGACAACTCCAGAGGAATCTGGAATAGCTCTGCAGGTGATCGCAAGCAGTATAGCAGCATCCAGCAACCTGGCTTCCCTCTCCATTGCTCTGAGCTCCCTCATCGGCACCTGGATAGGGAGCAGCTCCAAGGTGCTGATGACCGAAGTCGTCTACGGGGACACAAGCCCAACCACCTCCTCCGTCAAGTACGTCTCCCTGCTCATCTGCTTCTTGGCCGCCTTCACCTGCTTCATCCAGTCGGCGCGATACTTGGTCCACGCCAGCTTCATGATGAGCACGCTGGATTCCGACATACCCGTGAGCTACGTCCAGACAGCAGTGATCAGGGGCAGCAACTTCTGGTCGATGGGTCTGAGAGCAATGTACTTCGCCACAACCTTGCTGCTTTGGATCTTTGGACCCATTCCAATGTTTGCTTGCTCGGTGTTCATGGTGACGATGCTGCACTTCCTTGATTCTAACTCCACTCCGCTGCACCAGTTCAGATACTACACAAACAAGGGGGTGGAGAAAAAGATGATGAACCGAAGACCTACGAGCACCGCAAGCAGCATTCACGACAACCCCATGTATACTCCGGTCACATGTATAAGCTGAGAAGAACTGAGATGACTCGATTGATGAGAAATGATTTTTCTTACAGGAAACTTAGAATGTAATAACCAAAGTTGTAGTGGATCATGATGATggaattctttctctttttcttcaccGGTGCAAACTGGAAAGCTTTCAAATCTTCATTAGAACTACACTGATCATTGCCTTTTCACCATCGGAGAAGAAGAAATGATTAGCACTGAAGAATCAATGAACAGCAAGTGGATGATTCAACCATATGTAAGTCGACAAGTGTCAGTCTTTTTGACCTACAATTAGCCTCTAATTTCCCTCTTTGGTGTCACTGTTTTATATGTAATCCAACAGTAAATTATTGGAGATAGAATCTAAAGTGTGGCATGACTCAATTGTTTATCATCTCGATGACTCCCTCATGGCACTGAATTCGGTTCTTTTAGGGCCTCCAAAGAAAAGAGTGGTAAAGTAGATTAAGATGATCATTTTAATAATGAGCAAACACTGTAAACATCACAATCCAAACCTCATCCAAAGTTATCCCTTAATTATTCGAATCCTTCACTATACTTAATAGTACGGCACGATTTAATGTGATGATGAATCAATTAACTTGTTGAGTCTAAACTACTGATCCAAAAAACTATATTATTATAGATTGTGACAATCATATATACTTATTATCATTGGGCAATCGATGAATTCAGTCCTTTTCTCTGTCCCAATGTCTGTTTTGCTCATGCATCCTCCGCTGTGTGCTGAAAGGAAAATGATGAGCCTGACCTCCCATGTCGATTGCCGACATATGTAGTAGCATGGAACATTATGATCAATGTACATTGGAGTAATCTTACCATGATGTCTAGATTCGCAGACTTGCCCCATAACGAGACAGAGAGTTCAACTTTTCAGTGGAAGAAGATCTCTCTTCAGTGCACCAAGGAAGGTGGATCCACCTGC
Above is a genomic segment from Musa acuminata AAA Group cultivar baxijiao chromosome BXJ3-4, Cavendish_Baxijiao_AAA, whole genome shotgun sequence containing:
- the LOC135634977 gene encoding NAC domain-containing protein 73-like; amino-acid sequence: MAWCSSCGNDRMFDRNLASSVALVGVGKRLKANSIKACPSCGHRIELVESEKPPSAIQDLPGLPAGVKFDPTDQELLEHLEGKAMPESEKFHPLIDEFIPTIEGESGICYTHPEKLPGVRRDGLVRHFFHRPSKAYTTGTRKRRKVHTDEHGGETRWHKTGKTRPVFVGGSLKGYKKILVLYTNYGNQRKPEKTNWVMHQYHLGSDEEEKEGELVVSKVFYQTQPRQCGLGAKDAVQTRLNGYGGGGNAILKDGSISNYCSSSLISYDQTRNSQAKFAMQTTGASFLP
- the LOC103980228 gene encoding protein DMP4, encoding MATNITDVEAQQQQQQQKQPLLAPDSSGDDQVTSVQRAISQTFRSTAHLAKLLPTGTVLAFQLLSPIFTDGGHCMAANRLMTACLAALCALSCFVLSFTDSFRDGNGTVRYGLATFKGLWVIDGTAPLPPTIAIGYRIKFIDFVHAFMSFLVFAAVALFDQNVASCFYPIPSEETKQVLTCLPVAIGVICSMLFVTFPTTRHGIGFPLSPH
- the LOC103980226 gene encoding uncharacterized protein LOC103980226 — protein: MLLDRESIDLVLVPAGLAMMFGYHLFLLYRILRFPHTTVIGYENHNKRAWVERMLQTTPEESGIALQVIASSIAASSNLASLSIALSSLIGTWIGSSSKVLMTEVVYGDTSPTTSSVKYVSLLICFLAAFTCFIQSARYLVHASFMMSTLDSDIPVSYVQTAVIRGSNFWSMGLRAMYFATTLLLWIFGPIPMFACSVFMVTMLHFLDSNSTPLHQFRYYTNKGVEKKMMNRRPTSTASSIHDNPMYTPVTCIS